A portion of the Bradysia coprophila strain Holo2 unplaced genomic scaffold, BU_Bcop_v1 contig_297, whole genome shotgun sequence genome contains these proteins:
- the LOC119079043 gene encoding DNA cross-link repair protein SNM1-like isoform X2, translating into MQSNDTSNDQKIILKCKPFTVLSAEPPHSSPKTTSARRSTRIASRRNDENVMEGSGQTAQLKRNGVQCSSSEDDVVRQRRTTQKRRNQNRIKSSDDDDNDIVTGTVKKRSPKKRRSQSNAQSDGVDVSEPKKKTPIKRRKPLLTIKCNKITDYFGKSTVTTASAATNRIEDVPSVSEPVTPPSDVIVLSSSDELDADNVEEQPKAKTPPQPPAPPQQVVLTTPKRKALKCPEYKIVAGTNFAVDAFRYGDLDGVAAYFLTHFHSDHYNGLNRKFNHPIYMSSVTGRLVQAILKVNGRLIRTMNINQSYVIDGVEVTPIDANHCPGAVMFIFKLQCGRTILHTGDFRATPEMESNPVFWNNNISTIYLDTTYLHKSYNFGTQNDALLFVEDEIRKFKQKAAGKKFVVVVGSYMVGKERVWAHIAQTFNMKVWLEDERRKAFDLIYTEENDNQIIKNCICDARDEAQLHVIPIQCVNYAFLMDYLKNFRDHVLLAFRPTGWAQNTKPQYGSRVSIVGVQYSEHSSYSELERFVRFVQPETVISTVPISSGNANTKKVPAAWLSVPKPMKSSQSTMTSFMKLRKTSCPVIDKLTGNLGGSGHHDQQQQLILDDAGSYDSLETDYMP; encoded by the exons ATGCAGTCCAACGATACCTCAAATGACCAGAAAATAATCCTTAAGTGTAAGCCATTTACTGTATTGAGTGCAGAACCGCCACATTCATCCCCAAAGACCACTTCCGCCCGTCGTTCCACCAGAATCGCCAGTCGAAGAAATGATGAGAACGTAATGGAAGGAAGTGGACAAACTGCACAATTAAAGCGAAATGGTGTTCAATGCTCATCGAGTGAAGATGATGTTGTGCGGCAGAGGCGAACAACACAGAAACGTCGAAATCAAAATCGAATTAAGAGTTCGGATGATGATGACAATGACATTGTTACCGGGACTGTGAAGAAAAGAAGTCCGAAGAAAAGAAGGAGTCAAAGCAATGCCCAATCGGACGGTGTGGATGTTAGTGAACCAAAGAAAAAGACGCCAATCAAACGACGTAAGCCATTATTGACcataaaatgcaataaaattacGGACTATTTCGGAAAGTCGACTGTAACCACTGCATCTGCTGCAACTAATAGGATTGAAG AT GTTCCCAGTGTTTCAGAACCTGTTACAC CTCCATCAGATGTGATCGTTCTTTCGTCGTCAGATGAACTCGATGCTGATAATGTCGAAGAGCAACCTAAAGCCAAAACTCCACCACAACCACCTGCTCCACCCCAACAAGTCGTGTTGACTACGCCAAAACGCAAAGCACTCAAGTGTCCCGAATACAAAATCGTCGCTGGAACGAATTTTGCTGTCGATGCGTTTCGTTACGGTGATTTGGACGGCGTGGCGGCCTACTTTTTGACCCATTTTCACAGTGACCATTATAACGGCCTGAACAGAAAATTCAATCATCCGATTTACATGTCGAGCGTTACGG GTCGATTGGTGCAAGCAATACTGAAAGTTAATGGAAGGCTCATCAGAACAATGAACATCAACCAAAGTTATGTCATTGACGGAGTGGAAGTAACGCCAATCGATGCCAATCA CTGCCCAGGTGCTGTAATGTTCATCTTCAAATTGCAATGCGGCCGAACCATTCTGCATACCGGAGATTTTCGAGCCACGCCCGAAATGGAATCGAATCCGGTTTTTTGGAACAACAACATTTCCACCATTTATCTGGACACAAC GTATCTGCACAAATCGTACAATTTCGGCACGCAAAATGACGCACTTTTGTTTGTGGAAGACGAAATAAGGAAATTCAAACAGAAGGCTGCCGGCAAGAAGTTTGTGGTAGTGGTTGGTTCATATATGGTCGGCAAGGAAAGAGTTTGGGCACACATTGCGCAGACATTCAATATGAAGGTGTGGCTGGAAGACGAACGAAGGAAAGCATTCGATTTGATCTACACGGAAGAGAATGACAATCAAATCATCAAGAATTGCATCTGTGATGCACGTGACGAGGCTCAGTTGCATGTCATTCCAATACAGTGCGTCAATTATGCG TTTCTGATGGACTATTTGAAGAATTTCCGAGATCATGTGCTGTTGGCCTTTCGTCCGACAGGCTGGGCACAGAATACGAAACCTCAGTACGGTAGCAGGGTTTCAATAGTCG GTGTTCAATATTCGGAACATTCCTCCTACAGCGAACTGGAAAGATTTGTGCGTTTTGTCCAACCGGAAACGGTCATTTCTACGGTGCCAATATCGTCGGGAAATGCGAATACCAAAAAAGTTCCGGCTGCCTGGCTATCCGTACCGAAACCGATGAAATCGAGTCAAAGTACGATGACATCGTTCATGAAGCTGCGCAAAACTTCCTGTCCTGTCATCGACAAGTTGACGGGAAATTTGGGCGGTTCTGGACATCATGACCAACAACAGCAACTGATACTCGATGATGCTGGTAGTTACGATTCATTGGAAACAGATTATATGCCCTGA
- the LOC119079043 gene encoding DNA cross-link repair protein SNM1-like isoform X1, translating into MQSNDTSNDQKIILKCKPFTVLSAEPPHSSPKTTSARRSTRIASRRNDENVMEGSGQTAQLKRNGVQCSSSEDDVVRQRRTTQKRRNQNRIKSSDDDDNDIVTGTVKKRSPKKRRSQSNAQSDGVDVSEPKKKTPIKRRKPLLTIKCNKITDYFGKSTVTTASAATNRIEGDVPSVPCEVPSVSEPVTPPSDVIVLSSSDELDADNVEEQPKAKTPPQPPAPPQQVVLTTPKRKALKCPEYKIVAGTNFAVDAFRYGDLDGVAAYFLTHFHSDHYNGLNRKFNHPIYMSSVTGRLVQAILKVNGRLIRTMNINQSYVIDGVEVTPIDANHCPGAVMFIFKLQCGRTILHTGDFRATPEMESNPVFWNNNISTIYLDTTYLHKSYNFGTQNDALLFVEDEIRKFKQKAAGKKFVVVVGSYMVGKERVWAHIAQTFNMKVWLEDERRKAFDLIYTEENDNQIIKNCICDARDEAQLHVIPIQCVNYAFLMDYLKNFRDHVLLAFRPTGWAQNTKPQYGSRVSIVGVQYSEHSSYSELERFVRFVQPETVISTVPISSGNANTKKVPAAWLSVPKPMKSSQSTMTSFMKLRKTSCPVIDKLTGNLGGSGHHDQQQQLILDDAGSYDSLETDYMP; encoded by the exons ATGCAGTCCAACGATACCTCAAATGACCAGAAAATAATCCTTAAGTGTAAGCCATTTACTGTATTGAGTGCAGAACCGCCACATTCATCCCCAAAGACCACTTCCGCCCGTCGTTCCACCAGAATCGCCAGTCGAAGAAATGATGAGAACGTAATGGAAGGAAGTGGACAAACTGCACAATTAAAGCGAAATGGTGTTCAATGCTCATCGAGTGAAGATGATGTTGTGCGGCAGAGGCGAACAACACAGAAACGTCGAAATCAAAATCGAATTAAGAGTTCGGATGATGATGACAATGACATTGTTACCGGGACTGTGAAGAAAAGAAGTCCGAAGAAAAGAAGGAGTCAAAGCAATGCCCAATCGGACGGTGTGGATGTTAGTGAACCAAAGAAAAAGACGCCAATCAAACGACGTAAGCCATTATTGACcataaaatgcaataaaattacGGACTATTTCGGAAAGTCGACTGTAACCACTGCATCTGCTGCAACTAATAGGATTGAAG GAGACGTTCCTAGTGTTCCTTGCGAGGTTCCCAGTGTTTCAGAACCTGTTACAC CTCCATCAGATGTGATCGTTCTTTCGTCGTCAGATGAACTCGATGCTGATAATGTCGAAGAGCAACCTAAAGCCAAAACTCCACCACAACCACCTGCTCCACCCCAACAAGTCGTGTTGACTACGCCAAAACGCAAAGCACTCAAGTGTCCCGAATACAAAATCGTCGCTGGAACGAATTTTGCTGTCGATGCGTTTCGTTACGGTGATTTGGACGGCGTGGCGGCCTACTTTTTGACCCATTTTCACAGTGACCATTATAACGGCCTGAACAGAAAATTCAATCATCCGATTTACATGTCGAGCGTTACGG GTCGATTGGTGCAAGCAATACTGAAAGTTAATGGAAGGCTCATCAGAACAATGAACATCAACCAAAGTTATGTCATTGACGGAGTGGAAGTAACGCCAATCGATGCCAATCA CTGCCCAGGTGCTGTAATGTTCATCTTCAAATTGCAATGCGGCCGAACCATTCTGCATACCGGAGATTTTCGAGCCACGCCCGAAATGGAATCGAATCCGGTTTTTTGGAACAACAACATTTCCACCATTTATCTGGACACAAC GTATCTGCACAAATCGTACAATTTCGGCACGCAAAATGACGCACTTTTGTTTGTGGAAGACGAAATAAGGAAATTCAAACAGAAGGCTGCCGGCAAGAAGTTTGTGGTAGTGGTTGGTTCATATATGGTCGGCAAGGAAAGAGTTTGGGCACACATTGCGCAGACATTCAATATGAAGGTGTGGCTGGAAGACGAACGAAGGAAAGCATTCGATTTGATCTACACGGAAGAGAATGACAATCAAATCATCAAGAATTGCATCTGTGATGCACGTGACGAGGCTCAGTTGCATGTCATTCCAATACAGTGCGTCAATTATGCG TTTCTGATGGACTATTTGAAGAATTTCCGAGATCATGTGCTGTTGGCCTTTCGTCCGACAGGCTGGGCACAGAATACGAAACCTCAGTACGGTAGCAGGGTTTCAATAGTCG GTGTTCAATATTCGGAACATTCCTCCTACAGCGAACTGGAAAGATTTGTGCGTTTTGTCCAACCGGAAACGGTCATTTCTACGGTGCCAATATCGTCGGGAAATGCGAATACCAAAAAAGTTCCGGCTGCCTGGCTATCCGTACCGAAACCGATGAAATCGAGTCAAAGTACGATGACATCGTTCATGAAGCTGCGCAAAACTTCCTGTCCTGTCATCGACAAGTTGACGGGAAATTTGGGCGGTTCTGGACATCATGACCAACAACAGCAACTGATACTCGATGATGCTGGTAGTTACGATTCATTGGAAACAGATTATATGCCCTGA
- the LOC119079100 gene encoding protein lifeguard 2-like — translation MQSNSHNDQEELLSPQSPPPQYAFVSTPLEQQLLHQQQQLPPTVIVNNTTVIHPQLSVPIEFVYANHFCNDTPRDVRRIFIRNLFLVIAAQFLLIGGIIAIVIFVPFEQLDKWNKRDSTQFYIIWIVSIAVLAIISFWERVRRIPPANCITMVIFTIFQGITLACAATFKVLSLVLLASVGSTSVVCLATALFEFQSRYHLGNFRSVLYVWTLNILCSGISLSFLSADKAGIAAGLSTMFCTYLVVNAQMMVHGTTHYVLTPKEYVFGAMNIYVDIVHAILVCLAGIGLCSGCILSCSCLRNSS, via the exons ATGCAGAGCAACAGCCACAACGACCAGGAAGAGCTTCTGTCGCCTCAATCGCCACCGCCTCAATACGCATTTGTCAGCACACCATTGGAGCAGCAGCTGCTGCATCAACAGCAGCAACTTCCTCCAACCGTCATAGTTAACAATACAACTGTAATACATCCACAACTTTCCGTaccaattgaatttgtttatgcAAACCATTTCTGCAACGACACACCAAGAGATGTTCGACGAATTTTCATTCG CAATCTGTTCCTTGTCATAGCTGCCCAATTTCTTCTGATCGGGGGAATTATTGCGATCGTAATTTTTGTGCCATTTGAGCAGCTGGACAAGTGGAATAAAAGGGACTCAacacaattttacattatATGGATCGTGTCGATCGCAGTTCTggcaataatttcattttgggAACGAGTCCGTAGAATCCCACCGGCTAACTGTATTACGATGGTTATTTTCACCATCTTCCAAGGCATAACTTTGGCTTGCGCAGCTACTTTTAA AGTTTTATCGCTGGTTCTTCTCGCATCAGTCGGAAGCACAAGCGTAGTGTGCTTGGCCACGGCACTGTTCGAGTTCCAAAGTCGTTATCATCTGGGAAACTTCAGATCAGTACTGTACGTTTGGACACTAAATATTCTTTGCTCCGGCATCTCCTTATCGTTTCTGAGTGCCGACAAAGCTGGCATTGCTGCTGGATTATCGACCATGTTCTGTACATACCTGGTCGTCAATGCGCAGATGATGGTTCACGGCACCACTCATTACGTACTTACTCCGAAGGAATATGTATTCGGGGCCATGAACATTTATGTGGACATTGTTCATGCGATATTGGTTTGTTTGGCAGGCATTGGATTATGTAGCGGTTGCATTTTAAGCTGTTCCTGTCTAAGAAATAGTTCTTAA
- the LOC119079028 gene encoding programmed cell death 6-interacting protein-like produces MSELLVVPLKKPAEVNIAPLGNLIQSAYQSNSPETAVSYSEAVSEFGKLRNIAIWKFFEKHESSLEIVYGYYDQLCALETKIPVNELQIPFKWKDAFDKGSLFGGRMSLTLTSLAYEKVCILFNIAALQSAIAASQSIENDDSLKLASKLFQQSAGIFNHLKSLTPAAIPQEPTPDLNPETLQTLSNLMIAQAQEIFVIKAIRDNMKDAIVAKLACQCEELYAETLRGLQKDSVKSIWDKEWIPTIAGKQAGFHALTQLYQSLVNRSNKAVGEEIARLTHAVELFKSAQSRSGKSNLFEDYAGRAQRNLAESKKDNHFIYNETIPDIKNLVAPGKALLAKPTALQATFNQSPKDLFENLVPVALHQALSACETRKNECVNTEIMKLRESTQLLNSILASLNLPAAIETNEGCSVPPSLLEKSEEVRSKGGIDHIRNLIAELPDLLNRNREILDVTDRMLDEEAESDKELREKFKQLTRTPSDKLTINFRSNAAKYREIINNAVQADKIVREKFDKCANGMELLSKSMADLENAVPSSNTADVPNCSTRDVLKQLMESVATMKAERDVIESELKSATVNMRNEFLEALSQDGAINEPALSVSGIGKVLGPLQGQVKESLERQEILVGEIQTAHKNFVDETGSGTGSRDAFYTELSLAYASFIELDNNLKEGTKFYNDLTQLLVALQNKITDYCFARQTEKKEFLKDLSSELSNHTPAAPPTAPENFTSTNPTPPTAPSSAPSPYPQQIQGMPIPYGASPAYPMYVPPPMPQGFNPYATLPYPANAYNYQNFPQGPQQYGTYPGNYAQQQPQQPPPGYPNYKPPGW; encoded by the exons ATGTCTGAACTGTTGGTTGTCCCACTGAAAAAACCTGCAGAGGTAAACATTGCACCGCTAGGGAATTTGATACAAAGTGCGTACCAATCGAATTCGCCTGAAACTGCGGTTAGTTATTCCGAAGCTGTTAGTGAATTCGGTAAACTAAGGAACATTGCGATATGGAAGTTTTTCGAGAAGCACGAATCGTCGTTGGAAATTGTTTATGG ATATTATGACCAATTATGTGCcttggaaacaaaaattccGGTGAATGAGTTGCAGATTCCGTTCAAATGGAAAGATGCATTCGACAAAGGTTCACTTTTCGGTGGAAGAATGAGTCTGA CGTTAACATCATTGGCCTATGAAAaagtttgcattttatttaacattgCTGCCCTTCAG AGCGCCATAGCAGCTTCACAGAGCATTGAGAATGACGACAGTCTTAAACTAGCTTCCAAGCTCTTTCAACAGAGTGCTGGAATATTCAATCACTTGAAGAGTCTGACTCCGGCAGCAATTCCACAAGAGCCGACTCCTGATTTGAATCCGGAAACTTTGCAAACTTTGTCAAATTTGATGATTGCGCAGGCTCAGgaaatttttgtcattaaAGCGATACGAG ACAATATGAAAGACGCTATCGTCGCCAAGCTAGCTTGTCAATGTGAGGAACTGTACGCTGAAACACTACGTGGCTTGCAAAAGGATTCAGTGAAATCGATCTGGGATAAAGAATGGATACCGACC ATTGCTGGAAAACAGGCTGGATTCCATGCCCTAACACAACTCTATCAGAGTTTGGTTAATCGTAGTAACAAAGCGGTTGGCGAAGAGATTGCCCGTTTAACACATGCTGTCGAACTGTTCAAATCCGCCCAATCTCGTTCCGGCAAATCGAATTTGTTCGAAGATTATGCTGGACGGGCGCAACGCAATCTGGCTGAATCAAAAAAGGACAACCACTTCATTTACAACGAAACCATTCCAGatataaaaaatttggttgCTCCTGGTAAGGCGCTCTTGGCAAAGCCTACAGCTCTACAGGCAACATTCAATCAGAGTCCAAAAGATCTGTTCGAGAATCTCGTTCCGGTTGCTCTACATCAAGCGTTGAGTGCATGCGAAACGCGAAAGAACGAGTGCGTGAACACGGAAATCATGAAACTTCGAGAGTCGACCCAGCTATTGAATAGCATATTGGCAAGTTTGAATTTACCGGCTGCGATCGAGACGAATGAAGGCTGCTCTGTGCCGCCATCGCTGTTAGAGAAAAGTGAAGAGGTTCGCAGTAAGGGTGGTATCGATCACATTAGGAATCTCATTGCCGAACTGCCCGATCTTCTCAACCGAAACCGTGAAATCCTCGATGTCACCGATCGTATGCTCGATGAGGAAGCGGAGTCTGACAAAGAATTAcgtgaaaaattcaaacaacTCACTCGAACACCGTCGGATAAATTGACCATTAACTTCCGGTCCAATGCCGCGAAATATCGGGAGATAATCAACAACGCCGTCCAAGCTGACAAGATTGTCCGCGAAAAATTCGACAAGTGTGCAAACGGCATGGAATTACTGTCGAAAAGTATGGCCGATCTGGAGAACGCCGTTCCAAGCAGCAATACAGCAGATGTACCGAATTGTTCCACCAGAGATGTATTGAAGCAGCTAATGGAATCCGTCGCTACAATGAAAGCCGAACGTGATGTTATCGAATCTGAACTGAAATCAGCCACAGTGAATATGCGAAATGAGTTCCTGGAAGCGCTGAGTCAGGACGGAGCCATTAATGAGCCAGCTCTGTCAGTGTCTGGAATCGGAAAAGTGCTTGGACCGTTGCAGGGTCAGGTTAAGGAGAGCCTTGAACGCCAGGAGATATTGGTTGGTGAGATACAGACAGCACATAAGAATTTCGTGGATGAGACGGGTTCTGGAACCGGTTCACGAGACGCATTTTACACGGAACTGTCTCTGGCGTACGCCAGTTTTATCGAACTGGATAACAATTTGAAGGAAGGAACGAAATTCTACAATGATCTGACTCAg CTACTCGTCGCccttcaaaacaaaatcaccGATTACTGCTTTGCTCGGCAAACCGAAAAGAAGGAATTCCTAAAAGATCTGTCATCCGAACTCAGCAATCATACACCGGCAGCGCCACCAACAGCTCCAGAAAATTTCACGTCTACCAATC CAACTCCACCTACAGCTCCCTCATCTGCTCCGTCTCCATACCCTCAGCAAATCCAAGGAATGCCGATACCGTACGGAGCGTCTCCAGCATACCCAATGTATGTACCGCCACCAATGCCTCAAGGTTTCAATCCGTACGCAACATTACCTTATCCGGCGA ATGCGTACAATTATCAAAACTTTCCGCAAGGACCACAACAGTACGGCACATACCCTGGAAACTATGCTCAACAGCAGCCACAACAACCACCCCCAGGTTATCCTAATTATAAACCGCCCGGATGGTAA
- the LOC119079043 gene encoding DNA cross-link repair protein SNM1-like isoform X3, with translation MQSNDTSNDQKIILKCKPFTVLSAEPPHSSPKTTSARRSTRIASRRNDENVMEGSGQTAQLKRNGVQCSSSEDDVVRQRRTTQKRRNQNRIKSSDDDDNDIVTGTVKKRSPKKRRSQSNAQSDGVDVSEPKKKTPIKRRDVPSVPCEVPSVSEPVTPPSDVIVLSSSDELDADNVEEQPKAKTPPQPPAPPQQVVLTTPKRKALKCPEYKIVAGTNFAVDAFRYGDLDGVAAYFLTHFHSDHYNGLNRKFNHPIYMSSVTGRLVQAILKVNGRLIRTMNINQSYVIDGVEVTPIDANHCPGAVMFIFKLQCGRTILHTGDFRATPEMESNPVFWNNNISTIYLDTTYLHKSYNFGTQNDALLFVEDEIRKFKQKAAGKKFVVVVGSYMVGKERVWAHIAQTFNMKVWLEDERRKAFDLIYTEENDNQIIKNCICDARDEAQLHVIPIQCVNYAFLMDYLKNFRDHVLLAFRPTGWAQNTKPQYGSRVSIVGVQYSEHSSYSELERFVRFVQPETVISTVPISSGNANTKKVPAAWLSVPKPMKSSQSTMTSFMKLRKTSCPVIDKLTGNLGGSGHHDQQQQLILDDAGSYDSLETDYMP, from the exons ATGCAGTCCAACGATACCTCAAATGACCAGAAAATAATCCTTAAGTGTAAGCCATTTACTGTATTGAGTGCAGAACCGCCACATTCATCCCCAAAGACCACTTCCGCCCGTCGTTCCACCAGAATCGCCAGTCGAAGAAATGATGAGAACGTAATGGAAGGAAGTGGACAAACTGCACAATTAAAGCGAAATGGTGTTCAATGCTCATCGAGTGAAGATGATGTTGTGCGGCAGAGGCGAACAACACAGAAACGTCGAAATCAAAATCGAATTAAGAGTTCGGATGATGATGACAATGACATTGTTACCGGGACTGTGAAGAAAAGAAGTCCGAAGAAAAGAAGGAGTCAAAGCAATGCCCAATCGGACGGTGTGGATGTTAGTGAACCAAAGAAAAAGACGCCAATCAAACGAC GAGACGTTCCTAGTGTTCCTTGCGAGGTTCCCAGTGTTTCAGAACCTGTTACAC CTCCATCAGATGTGATCGTTCTTTCGTCGTCAGATGAACTCGATGCTGATAATGTCGAAGAGCAACCTAAAGCCAAAACTCCACCACAACCACCTGCTCCACCCCAACAAGTCGTGTTGACTACGCCAAAACGCAAAGCACTCAAGTGTCCCGAATACAAAATCGTCGCTGGAACGAATTTTGCTGTCGATGCGTTTCGTTACGGTGATTTGGACGGCGTGGCGGCCTACTTTTTGACCCATTTTCACAGTGACCATTATAACGGCCTGAACAGAAAATTCAATCATCCGATTTACATGTCGAGCGTTACGG GTCGATTGGTGCAAGCAATACTGAAAGTTAATGGAAGGCTCATCAGAACAATGAACATCAACCAAAGTTATGTCATTGACGGAGTGGAAGTAACGCCAATCGATGCCAATCA CTGCCCAGGTGCTGTAATGTTCATCTTCAAATTGCAATGCGGCCGAACCATTCTGCATACCGGAGATTTTCGAGCCACGCCCGAAATGGAATCGAATCCGGTTTTTTGGAACAACAACATTTCCACCATTTATCTGGACACAAC GTATCTGCACAAATCGTACAATTTCGGCACGCAAAATGACGCACTTTTGTTTGTGGAAGACGAAATAAGGAAATTCAAACAGAAGGCTGCCGGCAAGAAGTTTGTGGTAGTGGTTGGTTCATATATGGTCGGCAAGGAAAGAGTTTGGGCACACATTGCGCAGACATTCAATATGAAGGTGTGGCTGGAAGACGAACGAAGGAAAGCATTCGATTTGATCTACACGGAAGAGAATGACAATCAAATCATCAAGAATTGCATCTGTGATGCACGTGACGAGGCTCAGTTGCATGTCATTCCAATACAGTGCGTCAATTATGCG TTTCTGATGGACTATTTGAAGAATTTCCGAGATCATGTGCTGTTGGCCTTTCGTCCGACAGGCTGGGCACAGAATACGAAACCTCAGTACGGTAGCAGGGTTTCAATAGTCG GTGTTCAATATTCGGAACATTCCTCCTACAGCGAACTGGAAAGATTTGTGCGTTTTGTCCAACCGGAAACGGTCATTTCTACGGTGCCAATATCGTCGGGAAATGCGAATACCAAAAAAGTTCCGGCTGCCTGGCTATCCGTACCGAAACCGATGAAATCGAGTCAAAGTACGATGACATCGTTCATGAAGCTGCGCAAAACTTCCTGTCCTGTCATCGACAAGTTGACGGGAAATTTGGGCGGTTCTGGACATCATGACCAACAACAGCAACTGATACTCGATGATGCTGGTAGTTACGATTCATTGGAAACAGATTATATGCCCTGA
- the LOC119079056 gene encoding uncharacterized protein LOC119079056, whose protein sequence is MKSEKEKVKICLLDVMMITVALIATVGAHTTFTKEAPLLWARTGVLMGNSSEFTFTVRFQTPCRYFQEKEIYWCEREFDQRLFHQLERLCTEAAPLENRTEYRNFVRTVALEITSPHGNSDIDDGERRLSDLKRSIRLTELKIYPLDLEIMTGNTLLLGNNVTINDPLNEEIRTLKQFKENRANLRTIKRKMLDEAAYLNRAMTTNKDNAKWHKDMDPDIRDRIIETTNVASYFRTLETRMSVFSQNWRQGVLSDEFFDILMMARNDTVLDMYRGYKPKLCRFSKSAQLAVFHLEQSSVASHILEARPFRLHRQLLNTGNIEILTYQGPRNVFHSAEKNCTVLFDKDIGNMPTADDCHLVQKPQHSFEKFWTRSCSKETAVYGNDVQIQLMGDKFFIYCYGQDINFYNESLPCPNYVFSINVSDQFQISKFRSDGLLKDQGYKHHDLITVTVNQRVFPNASQMDFDIIPIAVDCPTKFTIYVWILLLIVVVIAAYFALATFVYLVLRFWAEARKGVTQLFNRFQKKETKIDALLREEVAKQRIVYRHK, encoded by the exons ATGAaatcagaaaaagaaaaagttaag ATATGCCTGCTGGATGTGATGATGATAACTGTGGCCCTAATTGCAACAGTGGGTGCACACACAACCTTTACCAAAGAGGCTCCGCTTTTATGGGCACGAACGGGTGTACTGATGGGTAATTCTTCAGAATTCACATTTACTGTTCGGTTCCAGACTCCATGCCgttattttcaagaaaaggaaatttattGGTGCGAAAGGGAATTCGATCAACGGTTGTTTCATCAGCTGGAACGCTTATGCACGGAAGCCGCTCCATTAGAAAATCGGACCGAGTATCGTAATTTTGTTAGAACAGTTGCATTGGAAATTACGTCTCCTCATGGAAACAGTGACATAGATGACGGCGAGAGACGACTCTCAGATTTGAAAAGATCAATTCGTTTAACGGAATTAAAGATTTATCCGCTGGATCTGGAAATAATGACAGGAAACACTTTACTGCTAGGCAACAACGTTACGATTAATGACCCTTTAAACGAAGAAATTAGGACACTTAAACAGTTCAAGGAAAACAGGGCCAACCTGCGAacaattaaaaggaaaatgctCGACGAAGCAGCTTATTTGAATCGGGCGATGACAACGAATAAAGACAATGCAAAGTGGCATAAAGATATGGACCCCGATATCAGAGACAGAATTATTGAAACTACCAATGTTGCATCGTACTTCCGTACTCTAGAAACCCGTATGTCCGtcttttctcaaaattggcGCCAAGGTGTCCTAAGTgatgaattttttgatattttgatgatGGCCCGTAACGACACTGTCCTTGATATGTACAGAGGATACAAACCAAAACTTTGTCGATTCTCCAAGTCGGCTCAATTGGCGGTTTTTCATTTGGAACAGAGTTCAGTCGCATCTCACATTCTCGAAGCTAGACCGTTTCGGTTACACAGACAACTCCTCAACACAGGcaacattgaaattttgacataccAAGGACCACGGAATGTTTTCCATTCGGCCGAAAAGAACTGCACGGTTCTATTCGACAAAGACATTGGTAATATGCCAACGGCCGACGATTGTCACCTGGTCCAAAAACCGCAgcattcatttgaaaagttcTGGACTAGGTCCTGTTCAAAGGAGACTGCTGTGTACGGGAACGATGTGCAGATTCAACTGATGGGAGACAAATTCTTTATCTACTGCTATGGACAAGACATCAATTTCTACAACGAGTCACTGCCCTGTCCGAATTATGTGTTTTCCATAAACGTGAGcgatcaatttcaaatttcaaaattccgctCCGATGGATTACTGAAAGACCAGGGGTATAAACACCATGATCTTATCACTGTGACAGTGAACCAACGCGTCTTCCCAAACGCGTCGCAAATGGACTTCGATATCATTCCAATCGCAGTCGATTGCCCAACGAAGTTTACAATTTACGTTtggattttgttgttgattgtGGTAGTTATAGCTGCTTATTTTGCGCTTGCAACGTTTGTTTACCTAGTACTACGATTCTGGGCAGAAGCTAGGAAGGGTGTCACACAGTTGTTCAACAGATTTCAGAAAAAGGAAACGAAAATTGACGCGTTGCTACGGGAAGAAGTTGCGAAACAGCGGATCGTGTACCGTCATAAATGA